The Coffea arabica cultivar ET-39 chromosome 6e, Coffea Arabica ET-39 HiFi, whole genome shotgun sequence genome contains the following window.
ATGTAATAAAGAAGGATTCCGGCGTCAGGATAAAAGGGATAGGGAAACAAAGAGACCTCGCGCAGAAACTAAGACAGGATGCCTTGCTTGTGTCATTGTACTACTTGACAGGGACACAAAAATGTATAAGGTGACACAATTTGTGGCAGAGCACAATCATCCATTGCATATTCCACAATGCGTACACATGATCCCCTCACAGAGAAGGACAACAATTACACAGGATAATTCTGAATTGGTTGATGCATATGGGTTATCATTGAAGCAGTCCAATAACCTTGTAGATAAGTTGGGGTATCTTCCAAACAAGCGCTCTAGAGGCTTAAGGTTTGGGGAAGCTGGAACCATTTTCAGATATTTTCAACAGCAACTTCTGGAAAACCCATCATTTTACTTTGCTGTACAATTGGATAGTGAGGAACAATTAACTAATGTCTTTTGGGCTGATGCAAGGATGACTATAGACTACAAATATTTTGGAGAGGTGGTTACTTTTGACACGACATTTAGAACAAACGAGGAATATCGTCCTTTGGGCATTTTTCTGGGATTTAATCATCACCGCCAGATGGTAATATTTGGTGCTGCACTATTATATGATGACAGTGTTGACTCCTACAAATGGTTGTTCCAAACCTTTCTAGAAGCCATGTCTGGTAAGCCACCGAGAACATTCTTCACGGATCAAGAACCAGCCATGGCAAAAGCTTCAGCTTCAGTGATGCCAAACACCTTCCATGGGTTGTGCACGCATCATATTCGTCAAAATTTCCTGAAACACCTTGGCCACATGATGAGGACTGAAACGGGTCTGGTACAATTGTTTAGCAAGTGTATGCTTGAAATTGAAGATGAAGTAGCATTTGAGGAAACTTGGAGAGAGATGCTTCAGAAACATAACCTGGATTCTAATACATGGCTTAAGAGTATTTATGAGCTGAGAGAAAAATGGGCAAAGACATACATGAAGACAAAGCTCACATTAGGCATGCGAAGCAAGCAACTCAGCAAAAGCTTCAATGCAGACCTCAAGCATCATTTAAAGACTGATCAAGATTTGGTGGAATTCTTTACCGAGTTTCATAGGGCTGTTGAGAAAAGAAGATACAAAGAATTGACTGCTGAATATGGGGCAAGGCAAAAGGTGCCAAGTTTGAAGATAAAGTACTCACCCATGCTTAATCAGGTTGCAGAGATATATACTCCTACTATATTTGAGGAGTTCCAAGATGAGTTTGACGTATCTCTTGCCTTGGTAGTGAAGGGTCATACAGTAAATGATAATGTGCATGAGTATATGTTGGCACGCTATAATGGAGGAGATGATCAGAGAGTCATTTGTGAGAAATCTACTCAATCAGTCTTGTGTAGTTGTCAGAAGTATGAATGTGAAGGAATTTTGTGCTCCCATGCAATCAAAGTACTAGATTTACTTAACATAAAGTTAGTGCCTAATGATTTAATAGAAAAGAGATGGACAAGAGATGCAAAAAAAGGAATTTTGAAAGGACCTAACCAGGAGAATGATATGGAGGAGGATGTCCATTTGAAAGTTGTAGGGCGGTATAGAATGCTGTGTTCAACTTTAGTTAGGGTTGCTATTAGGGCTGCAGAATGTCAAGAAGCTACAGACTACCTTGTGCAATGTGTGGATAAGTTGACaagaaaagttgaagaaatATGTAATAAGCAGATGTCAATTGAACAAGCTAGCACAAATCACCAGTCATCTTATAATGCAACAGACCAAGAAGATGTTTTGGTAATTTCCATGGATGTAAACCCATCAGGCTCAAAAAGTGGACAGGGCTGCAAGTCCAATAAACGGACAGGAAGCTGGACTGACATGTTCGGTGAAAAGAGTATGTATGAGTCAAATAACAACCAAGTTCAGGTAGTTGTAACTAGTACCTATAATCTTTTCAAGTTTGTTTAGTGGTAGACTTCATGTGCAGCATTTGAGATTGATCACACTTCCTTTTTTCATAGATTGCTGATCAAAGCCAAGAAGTTTCAGTTGACCATGTGTCTTCTCCTCAATCAGCTAATAACTCTGTTTCAGTAAGTAATATAGAAAATACTTTTGTTAAATGAACAACATTTCCTTCATGGTTGTTAGCTAAATAAGAACTGTTGGTTGTGTTATGTGATGCTCAGGCTAGGTCTTGCTCCCAATCTACTAGTGACCCTTTGCATTTACATCAAGCTACTACGTGTCCGTCCCAGGTAAACACTGATCATTGAGCAATTAAATTGGCAGTTTACCACTCTCTCAAATTACGCCTGCTCTATAATGCAAAAAATTGCTTCAAATGTCTGAGAATGGTAGGTTGGTGCTGAAAAACTGGAGGCACTTTTGCCCATACTAATACTTTTTGAATGATTCAGGATAGCAATAGCAATTCCCTCTTTGGTCAATCTTCTGTGGAAGTGGTCCAACGTGCGAACAATGTATGTTTGTTTATATAATAAGGATTTGTATTTTTGGAGACACTATATGGCACCAAATTTTGTGATGATATCTGTGACATTGTTAACGGGTTTGTTTTGTGCCACATAAGGGTGCTGTATTGGAAAATAGGAACTTCTTAATGAACTTCAATGGGCTTGGTACTGCAATGTCTCCCACTGGAACTCAGTTTCTGATGGTAAAGCAATCCATATTCTATTATCACCATATGTATCTGCAGAGTTTGTACTTGTgtgattaatttttaattacttttatatTGGGGTGCTTTTGCTGGTGCACAGCCACATTGGGCTGCTAATCAGAGCTGAGAAATCAACTATCAGTTGTCATCAACATACCTGCTTGTGAGGGGTTTGCAAGATAATCTATTTTATGTAAAGTTCCTAGGTTATATGATGTATTTTTGTGGCTAATGCAAATTGTAATGGAGTACTAAGCTCTTCTTTATGGAATATAATATCTTTTTGAAGCTTTTGACTTTGTTGGCTGGTGTTTGTTTTACAAGGTTTAGAACTGTATTGATATATGATAATGTCTACCTCAGGACAAAATATGTGTTGAGGCGATTAGGTGTTGTAGTTGTAACAAGAAAGTACAAgggtataaatgaaaaatgtcAATTGAGCATATGATCGGAAGTAACTTGTTACACACCTAAGCTGATTACTAGATTTGATTGATCTTCCTTCCTTACCATATGAATTACCCTACTAGTTTACTTGAAGACTTGGTTTTTTTCAGAGTTGACAGCGCAGCATAGTGTTACTTTTGTGCAATTACCCAAATAcagattttcctttctttgttctcGTGCTATTTCACAGTGAATAAATTGGTAAAGAATATCTAAGCAAATGAGTACAGCTGTCATTTGGACTGTAAAAAAAGTCTATTTTGCTGCAATTCCACTGACTATGATTGCTTCCTGTCAGTCATTTACGCTTCATTTGCTGTCTCACATGCTGCTGCATTTTAACCCTTGGGTTAAAGTGATTAAGCCTAACCACTCTGGCAATAAAATACACGTAGTAGACTCTGTACAGTTTCATATAAGATATAAATGTATGCCATGCCGATAACTTGATGTAACATGCAGCACTCCTTTTGATATTTTCTGCTCTTTTCCTGTATCTTAAGAGGGGTCTTTTTACGTATAAATAGTTCTTAGGGATTCCTATTGGCTGCATGATTCCACGTGTTATCAATTTCTTTTACCTGGGCTTTTGGAGTAATAgttgatttctgattttgaagTTAAGTCTCACAAGATGATATGAGAATTTCACAGCCAAATCCGCTAAAAATGATTTCTCAAATAGAGCTGTTCTTGATACCCCCTTAACTTTTGGTGGTAAAGCCCTAGAACATGTCTCATTTCATCATCAGCAACGTTGAAGAAGGCAGCAACTCCTTGTCTTTTCTGAACATCAATCACTAGTAAGTTTAAGTTTTTGAGTTTATAACTGTTTAATGACCACTTGATTTTCAAAGGGAATGCTAATGTTTAATTGTATTTTTTCAGTTTATGAATTTTGTTCAGAATGTTGTTATTGTTAAAACTATTCTTTTGTATGGTGAAGTTGCTTCATTGAACTTAATTTTGTATAGATTTGGTGAAAATGTATGGACTTATTCTACACACAGGATTTCCTGGAGAATTGAATgtaataatatttacatgatcATAAGGTTTCTGAccttttttgttctttcttgGTCTTCTGCTACTGTTTTATCTTGGAGAGGTGAAGTAGAGTTGCTTGTGGGATTCTCTTAGATAAGCTTGGTGTGACGATAGAGTTGGATCCAACAATTTTCATGCCATTTGTGATGGATAATGTGATTACTGATAAGTCCCATTCTTTTTTGCCCAAGCTAGCTTCTTGCCCTTTTGTTCATTAATGCTGACATTTGGAAGAGCTCCTCAAAAGGGGAGTTAGCATTATTGCTCAACATGAGAAACTTGTTTGTGTGCATTGTCTTTGTGGTCAGTTCAGTAGTCTTGTAACTTTCTACATTTTTGACAGAATTGTTTGAAGCTCATTGTTGAATAGCTAAACTATAGTTAGAAAGTTTATTTGACTTGAATGTACAAAATTTGAACTTAATTCTTGAAACTCTTGTTATGGATTAAAGGCAATACAGAGCTATACACCCCGAGTGCTGAAAATCCACATTTTGAGAAGTTTCGCATGTTGTGATTTTCGCTGAATTTTcccatatatttattttattttattttaagaaTCAAAATATTGCCTCATTCTTCTGCTGgaaaatttgtgaaatatgTAGAAAGGATAGACCTTGCGAATCTTTTGCAAAGATGAGGTGATAATTGTTTTTCCCACCTGATTGGACTGTTAGGAAGGAAAGGTTTATTCTAACGTGGTTTATTGTTGAGTTTGTAACTTTTCGATCTTTAGCTTTGTCCTGGGCATGTTTTTTCACGCTCAGTTGTTGGGAACAACTTCATATTAATTCAGATGCCTATTCTAATGCTCTCATTGTTGCTACTCTTGTTTCACTTACCTTCGTACTAGGTATCTCCAATGACTTCAAGTGGGTTCTTGGAGCAGcattctctcttttcttctacAAGGTTTTCCTTTGATGTTCATACTTGAGTTTGAGTATGGTCTAATATTTTCCATGTGCTGATGACTAactttttcatgaatttgttgccCTATATTCATCCATAAATGAGGAGCAAAGAGCTTGTGAATCCTTAAATCTTGGACAAAGAAATGCCACCTGCTGTTTTTGGGAAGAATCTTTCAAGTTTTGCTGGCACTGTTCTTGTGAGGTAAAGATTGTTGGGAGTTTGCTGACATGTAAAGAATGTGAGATATATTTGCTTTTGACACCTTAGATTTTGGCTTCGTCTTGATGTCTCCAATATTTAGAACGAAAACGTTTAACAACATTTGTGGTAAATTGGAGACTTTTCGCTGGCTATAtccttttggatttggtgtgactAGTTTTCTTCTGAGTTGCACATTtaattccccaaaaaaaaaaaaaaagaattgtctCCATCCCTGTACCTTCAAGATTGACATTTCTCATCAAAAGATGAGTGAGGTGGCAAGGAACGGGCACTTTGTTTCAGGTAATAATTGAACTATTTTCCCCATTACTTTAGCATAAATTAGAACAAAAAGACTAACAGTCTCCTATAAAATGTGCATCTCCTGCGGCTGCTTGGTGGCATCTTCCAATTGGCTCAGGAGGTCTTCCCGGAAAAAGTAGATCCCAATTCCCAACTGCCCAAGGACGCTACAATTACCTCATGGGTGACATAATACTAGTGTATCATGTTCTATTAAGAGCATCCATCACACGTCAcatcaatattttatttttttctcttttattataCTTTCATTCATAATAGATTACACTCCACAAAACGTAATAGTATGGATCtataattaaatcaaatatttattttgttatttttaaaaaataaattattaactttcattaaattttttaccttttgaatttttattttctaaaaataatattattaatttctAAGTTTGaacaatatatctttttctatctctcaaaaataatatattgttattttttgaaaaataattatgcaaTTATTAAACAAATATGTGATACCTCAAATGTGAAGATATCATAATAATTCATACTTAATTAATAATTCTTTATGTAATTAATTGAACTCCATAACAAAATATTACATAatttaaatcaaacaaaatacaaataataacaaaatgaatACTAGTTTTCATTGTTATTGCCTTTGAATCATTTCCAAATATGCTCAACCAAGTTTGATCGAAATTTTGTCTGTTGTAGCTTCAAAAAATTAGTCCATCGCAACTTCAAAAAAATTGGTCTGTTGTTAACATTAATCACCATTACGTGCATCATTTTAATGATGCGTGTAATGAGCATTACACGGTCACAATAAACCTGTGTCATGACATGCATTACACCACGCATCATTACCCTGGGAATGATATGTGTAATGGACCCGTGTCAGAGCATGCATTACACGCGTCATTACCCTCCCCTCCGTTGCTAATTAATAAAGGTCCTCACATCAATGAAGGTTCCGCGAATTTGATCTTACGTGTCTAGTCAACTTCCTTGTTTCCCAAGCACCTGAAGTCGAATGCAATTTGGCCTTTTCTTTCATGCCTTTTGGATCCAGGTTAACATGAAATCAAGATTTGGTTGCAGACATATAAATTGCAGTCCGATCTCACCACTCACCTAATACGAGGCAAAAGAGAGAGTTAAAACACTCCGAAGATAAAATCAAGAACTCTGCAGGTACCAAGAATCAGAGGATTCAGTCAGCTTGATAGAAAGAGATGGCAGATTTGTTCTTGAATCAGGCTAAGCAGTACTCCTCCAGCAGGCCAAGATACCCAGATCAACTTTTTGAATTCATTGCATCCAAAACCCCTTCCCATGACCTTGTGTGGGATGTGGGCACTGGCAGTGGCCAGGCTGCTGCTGCTGTAAGTCCCTCAACTTCTCTCTCCCTTCCATTGGAATGTTGACCATGGATGGTGTGTTTTACTGTTTGCTAGTTCGCACGTTGCAGGTCAGCTGGCGCAGACatcttttattttattcctttttgaaTCTCTTTTAATACGATTTGGACTCAAAGGAATGTATAACAGATTGAAGTCATCTCAAGGGGATAAATTAACTTAAAAGGCTTGTGATTATGCAAttatgatttgcttgtctcacATTTTACAATAAACAGTATTAGCAGTAATGGTTTTTTGTTACTGTCGGATTTGGTGATAACATATGAAGAAGTTGGTTGAATAAGCAATTGGTGACTTGGTCCTTGTTCGAATAGTCCAACCCTACAATTCAGGTCAAATTGGCTAATAATAGTCCAATTTACTTCTTTGCTTATTTACTGGCTTGATTAGCTGTTTGTTTAAGGTGACCAACTTACTTTTAAGTAGTAAATTTTTGAAGCTGCACAATATTTACCAAGCAATACCTTGGAGCTGAATATGGTTTGTCAAAAAGGGATTGGACAAACTGAATTGTATTACTAATATCGAATGCCTGCCTAAATTCAACTGGCAAGATTGTCTTATCATCTTATCCATGCAATTCATTCTTGTCAGCTGGCAAAGATCTACAAGAATGTAATTGCCACAGACACAAGCCCAAAGCAGCTGGAATTTGCACCAAA
Protein-coding sequences here:
- the LOC113696268 gene encoding protein FAR1-RELATED SEQUENCE 5 isoform X6, which produces MGGRPFIHEMGDKEDQLDMTQKGFIPYYGQLFDSDDEAYKFYNMYAATIGFGVRKEYCNKDKLGMVTSRKFACNKEGFRRQDKRDRETKRPRAETKTGCLACVIVLLDRDTKMYKVTQFVAEHNHPLHIPQCVHMIPSQRRTTITQDNSELVDAYGLSLKQSNNLVDKLGYLPNKRSRGLRFGEAGTIFRYFQQQLLENPSFYFAVQLDSEEQLTNVFWADARMTIDYKYFGEVVTFDTTFRTNEEYRPLGIFLGFNHHRQMVIFGAALLYDDSVDSYKWLFQTFLEAMSGKPPRTFFTDQEPAMAKASASVMPNTFHGLCTHHIRQNFLKHLGHMMRTETGLVQLFSKCMLEIEDEVAFEETWREMLQKHNLDSNTWLKSIYELREKWAKTYMKTKLTLGMRSKQLSKSFNADLKHHLKTDQDLVEFFTEFHRAVEKRRYKELTAEYGARQKVPSLKIKYSPMLNQVAEIYTPTIFEEFQDEFDVSLALVVKGHTVNDNVHEYMLARYNGGDDQRVICEKSTQSVLCSCQKYECEGILCSHAIKVLDLLNIKLVPNDLIEKRWTRDAKKGILKGPNQENDMEEDVHLKVVGRYRMLCSTLVRVAIRAAECQEATDYLVQCVDKLTRKVEEICNKQMSIEQASTNHQSSYNATDQEDVLVISMDVNPSGSKSGQGCKSNKRTGSWTDMFGEKSMYESNNNQVQVIADQSQEVSVDHVSSPQSANNSVSARSCSQSTSDPLHLHQATTCPSQDSNSNSLFGQSSVEVVQRANNGAVLENRNFLMNFNGLGTAMSPTGTQFLMLSLTR
- the LOC113696268 gene encoding protein FAR1-RELATED SEQUENCE 5 isoform X1, yielding MGGRPFIHEMGDKEDQLDMTQKGFIPYYGQLFDSDDEAYKFYNMYAATIGFGVRKEYCNKDKLGMVTSRKFACNKEGFRRQDKRDRETKRPRAETKTGCLACVIVLLDRDTKMYKVTQFVAEHNHPLHIPQCVHMIPSQRRTTITQDNSELVDAYGLSLKQSNNLVDKLGYLPNKRSRGLRFGEAGTIFRYFQQQLLENPSFYFAVQLDSEEQLTNVFWADARMTIDYKYFGEVVTFDTTFRTNEEYRPLGIFLGFNHHRQMVIFGAALLYDDSVDSYKWLFQTFLEAMSGKPPRTFFTDQEPAMAKASASVMPNTFHGLCTHHIRQNFLKHLGHMMRTETGLVQLFSKCMLEIEDEVAFEETWREMLQKHNLDSNTWLKSIYELREKWAKTYMKTKLTLGMRSKQLSKSFNADLKHHLKTDQDLVEFFTEFHRAVEKRRYKELTAEYGARQKVPSLKIKYSPMLNQVAEIYTPTIFEEFQDEFDVSLALVVKGHTVNDNVHEYMLARYNGGDDQRVICEKSTQSVLCSCQKYECEGILCSHAIKVLDLLNIKLVPNDLIEKRWTRDAKKGILKGPNQENDMEEDVHLKVVGRYRMLCSTLVRVAIRAAECQEATDYLVQCVDKLTRKVEEICNKQMSIEQASTNHQSSYNATDQEDVLVISMDVNPSGSKSGQGCKSNKRTGSWTDMFGEKSMYESNNNQVQVIADQSQEVSVDHVSSPQSANNSVSARSCSQSTSDPLHLHQATTCPSQDSNSNSLFGQSSVEVVQRANNGAVLENRNFLMNFNGLGTAMSPTGTQFLMVKQSIFYYHHMYLQSLYLCD
- the LOC113696268 gene encoding protein FAR1-RELATED SEQUENCE 5 isoform X5, with the translated sequence MGGRPFIHEMGDKEDQLDMTQKGFIPYYGQLFDSDDEAYKFYNMYAATIGFGVRKEYCNKDKLGMVTSRKFACNKEGFRRQDKRDRETKRPRAETKTGCLACVIVLLDRDTKMYKVTQFVAEHNHPLHIPQCVHMIPSQRRTTITQDNSELVDAYGLSLKQSNNLVDKLGYLPNKRSRGLRFGEAGTIFRYFQQQLLENPSFYFAVQLDSEEQLTNVFWADARMTIDYKYFGEVVTFDTTFRTNEEYRPLGIFLGFNHHRQMVIFGAALLYDDSVDSYKWLFQTFLEAMSGKPPRTFFTDQEPAMAKASASVMPNTFHGLCTHHIRQNFLKHLGHMMRTETGLVQLFSKCMLEIEDEVAFEETWREMLQKHNLDSNTWLKSIYELREKWAKTYMKTKLTLGMRSKQLSKSFNADLKHHLKTDQDLVEFFTEFHRAVEKRRYKELTAEYGARQKVPSLKIKYSPMLNQVAEIYTPTIFEEFQDEFDVSLALVVKGHTVNDNVHEYMLARYNGGDDQRVICEKSTQSVLCSCQKYECEGILCSHAIKVLDLLNIKLVPNDLIEKRWTRDAKKGILKGPNQENDMEEDVHLKVVGRYRMLCSTLVRVAIRAAECQEATDYLVQCVDKLTRKVEEICNKQMSIEQASTNHQSSYNATDQEDVLVISMDVNPSGSKSGQGCKSNKRTGSWTDMFGEKSMYESNNNQVQVIADQSQEVSVDHVSSPQSANNSVSARSCSQSTSDPLHLHQATTCPSQDSNSNSLFGQSSVEVVQRANNGAVLENRNFLMNFNGLGTAMSPTGTQFLMPHWAANQS
- the LOC113696268 gene encoding protein FAR1-RELATED SEQUENCE 5 isoform X2, which translates into the protein MGGRPFIHEMGDKEDQLDMTQKGFIPYYGQLFDSDDEAYKFYNMYAATIGFGVRKEYCNKDKLGMVTSRKFACNKEGFRRQDKRDRETKRPRAETKTGCLACVIVLLDRDTKMYKVTQFVAEHNHPLHIPQCVHMIPSQRRTTITQDNSELVDAYGLSLKQSNNLVDKLGYLPNKRSRGLRFGEAGTIFRYFQQQLLENPSFYFAVQLDSEEQLTNVFWADARMTIDYKYFGEVVTFDTTFRTNEEYRPLGIFLGFNHHRQMVIFGAALLYDDSVDSYKWLFQTFLEAMSGKPPRTFFTDQEPAMAKASASVMPNTFHGLCTHHIRQNFLKHLGHMMRTETGLVQLFSKCMLEIEDEVAFEETWREMLQKHNLDSNTWLKSIYELREKWAKTYMKTKLTLGMRSKQLSKSFNADLKHHLKTDQDLVEFFTEFHRAVEKRRYKELTAEYGARQKVPSLKIKYSPMLNQVAEIYTPTIFEEFQDEFDVSLALVVKGHTVNDNVHEYMLARYNGGDDQRVICEKSTQSVLCSCQKYECEGILCSHAIKVLDLLNIKLVPNDLIEKRWTRDAKKGILKGPNQENDMEEDVHLKVVGRYRMLCSTLVRVAIRAAECQEATDYLVQCVDKLTRKVEEICNKQMSIEQASTNHQSSYNATDQEDVLVISMDVNPSGSKSGQGCKSNKRTGSWTDMFGEKSMYESNNNQVQIADQSQEVSVDHVSSPQSANNSVSARSCSQSTSDPLHLHQATTCPSQDSNSNSLFGQSSVEVVQRANNGAVLENRNFLMNFNGLGTAMSPTGTQFLMVKQSIFYYHHMYLQSLYLCD
- the LOC113696268 gene encoding protein FAR1-RELATED SEQUENCE 5 isoform X3 — translated: MGDKEDQLDMTQKGFIPYYGQLFDSDDEAYKFYNMYAATIGFGVRKEYCNKDKLGMVTSRKFACNKEGFRRQDKRDRETKRPRAETKTGCLACVIVLLDRDTKMYKVTQFVAEHNHPLHIPQCVHMIPSQRRTTITQDNSELVDAYGLSLKQSNNLVDKLGYLPNKRSRGLRFGEAGTIFRYFQQQLLENPSFYFAVQLDSEEQLTNVFWADARMTIDYKYFGEVVTFDTTFRTNEEYRPLGIFLGFNHHRQMVIFGAALLYDDSVDSYKWLFQTFLEAMSGKPPRTFFTDQEPAMAKASASVMPNTFHGLCTHHIRQNFLKHLGHMMRTETGLVQLFSKCMLEIEDEVAFEETWREMLQKHNLDSNTWLKSIYELREKWAKTYMKTKLTLGMRSKQLSKSFNADLKHHLKTDQDLVEFFTEFHRAVEKRRYKELTAEYGARQKVPSLKIKYSPMLNQVAEIYTPTIFEEFQDEFDVSLALVVKGHTVNDNVHEYMLARYNGGDDQRVICEKSTQSVLCSCQKYECEGILCSHAIKVLDLLNIKLVPNDLIEKRWTRDAKKGILKGPNQENDMEEDVHLKVVGRYRMLCSTLVRVAIRAAECQEATDYLVQCVDKLTRKVEEICNKQMSIEQASTNHQSSYNATDQEDVLVISMDVNPSGSKSGQGCKSNKRTGSWTDMFGEKSMYESNNNQVQVIADQSQEVSVDHVSSPQSANNSVSARSCSQSTSDPLHLHQATTCPSQDSNSNSLFGQSSVEVVQRANNGAVLENRNFLMNFNGLGTAMSPTGTQFLMVKQSIFYYHHMYLQSLYLCD
- the LOC113696268 gene encoding protein FAR1-RELATED SEQUENCE 5 isoform X4, translating into MGDKEDQLDMTQKGFIPYYGQLFDSDDEAYKFYNMYAATIGFGVRKEYCNKDKLGMVTSRKFACNKEGFRRQDKRDRETKRPRAETKTGCLACVIVLLDRDTKMYKVTQFVAEHNHPLHIPQCVHMIPSQRRTTITQDNSELVDAYGLSLKQSNNLVDKLGYLPNKRSRGLRFGEAGTIFRYFQQQLLENPSFYFAVQLDSEEQLTNVFWADARMTIDYKYFGEVVTFDTTFRTNEEYRPLGIFLGFNHHRQMVIFGAALLYDDSVDSYKWLFQTFLEAMSGKPPRTFFTDQEPAMAKASASVMPNTFHGLCTHHIRQNFLKHLGHMMRTETGLVQLFSKCMLEIEDEVAFEETWREMLQKHNLDSNTWLKSIYELREKWAKTYMKTKLTLGMRSKQLSKSFNADLKHHLKTDQDLVEFFTEFHRAVEKRRYKELTAEYGARQKVPSLKIKYSPMLNQVAEIYTPTIFEEFQDEFDVSLALVVKGHTVNDNVHEYMLARYNGGDDQRVICEKSTQSVLCSCQKYECEGILCSHAIKVLDLLNIKLVPNDLIEKRWTRDAKKGILKGPNQENDMEEDVHLKVVGRYRMLCSTLVRVAIRAAECQEATDYLVQCVDKLTRKVEEICNKQMSIEQASTNHQSSYNATDQEDVLVISMDVNPSGSKSGQGCKSNKRTGSWTDMFGEKSMYESNNNQVQIADQSQEVSVDHVSSPQSANNSVSARSCSQSTSDPLHLHQATTCPSQDSNSNSLFGQSSVEVVQRANNGAVLENRNFLMNFNGLGTAMSPTGTQFLMVKQSIFYYHHMYLQSLYLCD